One Gordonia pseudamarae genomic window, TCGGACCGGTCGCCGGAGTGTGATGTGATCCTGCACAGCAACCACGTCGGCGACGGCCACAGGATCAACGCGGCGCCCGCGCACAGCCCGGCGACGATCACCGATGTGTTCATCGGGCACCGACCCGCTCGACGATCCGGTCCGACCAGCACAGACCGGCAACCACAAGCGCGGTTCCGACGAGCAACAGGATTCCACCGAGCCCACCGCCGGCGAGCACACCGACCGGGTTCGCGCCGGTGGCCTGCCCGAGCGCGATGCCGAGCACAGGCAGGCCCGCCAGCACCGTTGCCGTGGCCCTCGGTCCCGCCAGACCGGCTTTGGTTCGTGAATCAAAGGCGTTGTGGGCCAGTACATCCGATCGCAGGGCAACGAGCAGATCGGCCATCGGCAGACCGTGCCGGTCCGACAGTTGCCAGGCCGCCCCGATCCGTTGCCACGACGCGTCCGGAATTCCCGCGCGGGTCGCCGTCAGGTCGGCCACGCGGATCTGTCCGCCCAGCGCGGCCCGGCCCGCCAGGGACGCCAGCCCTTGCGCTACAGCAGAATCCGGACTTGTCCGGGACAGTTCCGCGGCGGCGGCGGTACATGCGGTGGCGGCGAGGGACCCCACCGACATCTCCGCGATCATGATCGACAGCGCAACGAGCAGACTCTCGTCGTCGAGCCGGGCGGCCGAGGCGCGCCGCCGGCGAGCGTCCCGCCACAGCACCACCGCGACGATCATCGCCACCGATCCGGCCACTTCAGCACCGAAAGACGCTGCCACCGCGATGATCACGAGCACGATGCCGTACCTCGATCGCGCCGCCGCAGCACGCGAGGAACCGGCAGAACGTGACGGGCGCATACCCAAGAGGCGATACTCTGCCCGCGACTGCGGCCACCACAGCACCGCGATCGCCGCGGCGCACAGCACGGCGACGATCATCGATCACCACCGGCCAGGGCGCGAAGATCTCCGCCGAGAACCCCGGCTGCGCGCTCGCGTGTCCCGAGGAAGGTCGTATCGGTGATTCCGCTGCCGCGCAACCACACCGGGGTTATGGACACCAGTCCGCCGGCACCGCGCCGGACGGCGCCGATCTCTGCGACACCCCGTCGGCCGTCACGGCCACGTTCAACCCCGATCACCACATCGAGTGCGGCACCCAACTGGCTGTGCAGTGCCTCGCGGCCCATTCCGCCCAGTGCGGCGAGTGCTTCCATCCGGGCGGGCACCTCGCTGACCGAGTTGGCGTGCAGGGTCCCGGCGCAGCCGTTGTGGCCGGTGTTCAACGCGGTGAGCAGGTCGATCACCTCGGCACCCCGCACCTCGCCGACCACGATCCGGTCGGGCCGCATCCGCAACGCCTGACGCACCAGCGCCCGAACCGGAACCTCGCCCGCCCCCTCGACATTCGCGGTCCTGGCCACCATCCGCACCACGTGCGGATGGTCGGGCCGCAGTTCGGCGGCGTCCTCGACACAGACGATCCGGTCCGACCGGTCCATCCGGCCGATCAGCGCACCGAGCAGCGTCGTCTTTCCCGAGCCCGTGCCGCCCACCACGACGAACGCGAGCCGGGCCTCGATGATGTGCCGGATGAGCGGTACCGCGTCGGGCGGGACAGCCCCCGATTCGATGAGCGAATCCAGGTCCTTGCTGGCGGTTCGCAAGACCCGCAACGAGATACATGTGCCGTCGGCGGCGACCGGCGGTATCACCGCGTGCAGACGCACCGTGTACCCACGGCGGCCCACATTGGACAGTTGGCCGTCGACCCATGGCTGGGCGTCATCGAGTCGTTTGCCCGCGTTGAGTGCGAGCCTGGCCGCGAGCCGCCGCACCGAGGACTCATCGTCGAAGGTGATGTCGGTGCGCTGCAATCCGTGTCCGCGGTCGACCCACACGTGTCGTGGTCCGCTGACGAGGACGTCGGCGATGTCGGGTTCGGCGAGCAACTGTTCGAGCCGACCGGCGCCGGTCAGTTCGGTTTGCAGGTGCCGCAGCGCCACCAGCAGGTCGGCGTCACCGAGCACCCCACGCGCTTGCTCTCGGATCGCCGCTGCGATGATTTCCGGTGTGGTGTCGCCTGATTCGGATGCGAGCTGGTCGCGAACCCGGTCAAGCAGACCGTCGTCGATGGGCATGTCGTTATCCTCCCCCGCCTTTCGGCACATCCGGTGTCCCCCGACCCCGGAACACCGGATCTGTGGACAACCCGCGGCTGTGGATAAATCATCTGCCGTGGGTGACTCATATCCCGTGGCTGATTGATCTGCTCAGCGATGTCGCGCCGGGGCGTGGTGCGCGGCCCGGGCGAGGATCAGGTCGCAGGCCCGCCGGAGCGGGCGGCCACGCCCGGGTGCGCGAAGCCGGTCGCTTTCCAGACGTGCCGGCAGCCGTGGGTCGGGCCGGTAGGAGGCAAGTAGATCCAGTCCCACGGCGTCGGCTATCGCGCCGGCGCGCAATCCGGCCGGCGATGGTCCCCGCACGACGAGTGCCGTGTCGGCGCCGCGGTCGACGATGGCGGGAAGCATTGCCCGGGTGGCCGATACGGCGTGCAGCGACGCGGTGGTGACGACCACGACCAGGTCCACGGAGTCGATGACCAGGCGGCGCAGCGGGGTGGCCGCACGCGGCGTGTCGACGACGACGAGGGTGCCGTGTGCGGTGGCGGCGTCGAGCGCGGTGACCACCGACTCGGGACGGATCGGGAGGTGGTCACCGGTACCGGGGTTTCGGCCGCCGGGTTTGCGCGGGGCGAGCACCGACAGCCGCGGACCCTGCCGGGGCAGCACCGCCGTGAGCGCGTCGCCGCCGACGGCGCCGCGTTCAACAGTCAGGTCCTGCCAGCGCAGGCCCGGCGTGGCCTCGATCCCGAGAAGCAGGTCGACGCCGCCGCCGTGGTCGTCGACATCGAAGAGCATGGTGTGCGCGCCGCCGTCCGCCGAGCGCAACGCGGTCGCGGCGGCGAGCACGCTTGCGCCGGAGCCGCCGTGTCCGCCGATGACGGCGATCGCGGCACCCGGATGTCGGCGGGGCCGGCGGATGTCACTGAGCACCCGGACAAGTTCGGCATCGCCGCCGGGCAGGGCGACGGTGTGGTCCGCACCCAGCCCGATCGCGGCCGGCCAATGCACGTCGTCGGGCCCGGAACCGACGACCACGATGCCGGCGCGTTTGGGCGGTGCGCAGGTGGCCAGCACACCGATTGCCGCGGCGTCGACGATGACGGCCCGGGCACCGAGCCATTCACGACGGCACGATGCCGGGTCGGCGCGCACAAGCCGGTATCCGGCGGCCGCCGCGCACCTGGCGACGTCGTCGGTGAGGTGGTCATCGATGAGGGCGAGCACGTCATCAGCCATGTCTTCATCGTCGGTCCGGTTGCGGTCGCCACCGAGCCCCGATCGCCGCACAGACCGAATCTGTGGACAGACCGAAATTCATCCACAACCAGCGACCACCACGTAGCGCAGCAGGTCAGGCGGGAAGCACAGCTCGCACGAACTGGTCCAGGAAAGAGGACAACCGGTCCAGGAAAGAGGACAACCCCGGCCAGGGGGGAGGAGGCCGGGGTTGTCGGCGTTTCAGCCCCGGGGGGTCGGGCTGAATCGCTCCGGTATTACAACCGGGTGCCCACGACTATACACACGATCCGGATGGATGCAAACCTGGCGCGCGGAGCCGCGACAAGCCCCCCGGATTGCGGCGGTGGCCAGCAGATATGTGACCTGGACCGCGGTCTGGTGCGGTAGTCGCACCCGGCTGCGGACCACAGCCCAGCCCACGGTCCACCCCACAACGGATGATTACGCGGGTAGACACAGGCATTCCCACGCCCCTATACACCCTGGCGACCTATCGTCGACAACAAAAATCAGGTCCGGAAATTGGACGCCGAACCCCCTTGCTGTGACCGGTATCACGGTGTAGAAACGTTGGTACGGAATCCCGGAAGGCCACGTTCGATCCGGAAGAGAAGGAACGGACCCCCAGGCCGGGCAATTCCCAGCACGGGCGGCAAGCACCCACGCGGAGCGCGCCGCATAAGGCAAAAGCGTTGTGCACCTGCGACACTGAGACCAATCAACAACCCTCACACATTCGCTCGGAACGACGAGGATTCGGGGAGGTCCCGAATCACACGACGACCGTCGGACCGGCATGCGGTTCCTGAATGAGAACGGCGCTTCACCCGGACACGGCAGCAGCCGATCAGGACGAATCCGCGAAGTGAGAGGTCAAGAGGAAGCCACAGTCCCTCGCCGAGGTGATACCACAACCCACCAAGCACGCTTGGTAACTTGAGTCCGTGCTACGCGGGTGGTGGCCTGGCAGACGTCAGGACACCGCCCGCGTTTATATATGTGTGGCGTGTTCTACTCAGGCCCGCCGCATCAGACCGCGTCCGCGATCGATTTCGCTTCCGCGGCACCCGCTTCGAGTGCCTCGCAGCACAGCAGGATCCAATTGCCCAGCCCTTCCGGGGTGCCGCCGGCGAATCCTCGGGCGAAGGACCGGTAGTCGTTGATCCGTTTGAGCCAGGTGACCTCGGGAACGCCCAGGTTGTGCGGGTCGAGTCCGGTCGAGGTGCATACGAGTCGCGATGCCGCGCGCGCGATGATGCCGTTGGCGGTGGGAAACGCGTCGAGGCCGAGCAATTCGCCGTGCACGACCGCGGCCAGCACCGGACCGGGTACCGAGGTGGCCCCGCTGATCAGCTGGCCGAGCAGGTCGAGTCGGGCGGCGACGTCGGCTCCGGCACGCGGCCGGCCGAGATCGTCGGGATCATCGACCAAGTCGGCCGCGGCGAGCATGTGCAGTCGGGCCAGGGCCTGGGCGGGTGCGCGACGGAACACCCCGGTCAGCTGATCGAGCGAGTCGCCGTCGAGTGCCTGTGCCACGCGCATCGCACCGGCCAGGACGGGGTCGTCAAAGTCACCGTCGCGACGCAGTTCGACACTGCCACCGTCGATGGCCGCCGACGACCGGCCGGCCCGCCAGGACGCCTCGGTGGCGGTCTTGTCCCATCCGCGCAGGTTGGCGCGGTGCCGGTGGACGGCGCTGAGCGCGTCACGCGCTCTCTCTGCGGCGTCGGCCACACCGGGCAGTGCGACGAGCGGTGCCAGCGGATCGGTTCCCACAGCGCTCACCCTATCGACCACGTCACCTGTTCCATTCGGCGCATCTGGGTGACCATTCGGCGCGAATCGGTCCGGACTCCCCCACAACGCCCTTCCAACGTGACTACCCTCACAATCACACGAGAACGTGTGGCGCCTGGCGCCGCGCGCCGCCCGGACGTGATCGGGACAACCCTGATCATGGACGACGACCCGTACCCGAAGGTTTTGCGGGTCTCCCACAAGCCCGGTAGAGACTCACCGAAGAGAAAGGCCTGGAAACGATGACTTCCACGACCGCCCATCCCGTAGAGAGCTTCCCGCCGTCGGAGGAGTTCGCCGCGCAGGCCAATGCGGGCGCCGAACTCTACGATCGGGCTGAGGCGGACCGGCTCGAGTTCTGGGCCGAACAGGCTCGTCGTCTCGACTGGGCCGACGACTTCGGCGAGGTCCTCGACTGGAGCGACGCCCCCGTCGCCAAGTGGTTCGTCGGCGGCAGGCTCAACGTCTCCTACAACTGTGTCGACCGGCATGTCGCCGCGGGCAAGGGCGACCGCGTGGCGATCCATTGGGTCGGCGAACCCGGTGACAGCCGCGACATCACGTATGCGCAGCTGCTCAGCGAGGTGTCCAAGGCGGCCAACTACTTCACCTCGATCGGCCTGACCGCCGGCGACCGCGTCGCCATCTACATGCCGATGGTCCCCGAGGCGATCGTCTCGATGCTGGCGTGCGCGCGCCTGGGCCTGACGCATTCGGTGGTGTTCGCCGGATTCTCGGCCGGCGCGCTGCGCTCCCGCGTCGACGACGCCGAGGCCAAACTGGTCATCACCACCGACGGCCAGTACCGGCGCGGCAAGCCCGCCCCGCTGAAGGAGGCCGTCGACGAGGCGCTGGGTACCGGCGACGGGGCCGCCGCCTCGGTACAGAAGGTGCTGGTGGTGCGTCGCACCAACCATGACCCCGACCTGAACTGGGTGGAGGGCCGGGACGTGTGGTGGGAGGACACCGTCGACGAGCAGTCCGCGGCGCACGAGCCGGAGGCGTTCGACTCCGAACATCCGCTGTTCCTGCTGTACACCTCGGGCACCACGGGTAAGCCCAAGGGCATCGTGCACACCTCGGGCGGCTATCTGACCCAGGCCAGCTACACCTTCCACTACGTGTTCGACCACAAGGAGGGCCGCGACGTCTTCTGGTGCGGTGCCGATATCGGCTGGGTGACCGGACACACCTATCTGGTGTACGGCCCGCTGTCGAACGGCGCGACCGAGATCATCTACGAGGGCACCCCCAACTCCCCCGACGAGCACCGGCACTTCGAGGTCATCGAGAAGTACGGGGTGACCATCTACTACATCGCCCCCACCCTGATCCGTACGTTCATGAAGTGGGGCCGGGACATCCCCGACGCCCACGACCTGTCGAGCGTGCGACTGCTCGGCAGCGTCGGCGAACCCATCAATCCCGAGGCGTGGCGGTGGTTCCGCGAGGTCATCGGCGGCGGCAAGGCCCCGATCGTCGACACCTGGTGGCAGACGGAGACCGGCGGCATCATGATTTCGCCGCTGCCCGGTGTGACGACGACCAAACCCGGTTCGGCGATGGCACCGCTGCCCGGTATCAGCGCCACCATCGTCGACGATAACGGCAACCCGGTCAGTGCCGGCGAGCAGGGCTATCTGGTGCTCGACAAGCCGTGGCCGGCGATGTTGCGCGGCATCTGGGGCGACCCGGTCCGGTTCAAGGAGACCTACTGGTCGCGGTTCGCCGAGCAGGGCTGGTACTTCGCCGGTGACGGCGCCCGCTACGATGACGACCACGCACTGTGGGTGCTCGGCCGTGTCGACGACGTGATGAACGTGTCCGGGCACCGCATCTCCACCTCCGAGGTCGAGTCGGCGCTGGTCGGGCATTCGGGGGTGGCCGAGGCTGCGGTCATCGGTGCCGCCGACGAGACGACCGGCCAGGGCATCGTCGCGTTCGTGATCCTGCGCGAAGGGGTGGAGAACACGGGCGAGCAGCTGATCGCGGAACTGCGCCGGCAGGTGTCGATCGAGATCTCCCCGATCGCCAAGCCGCGCGAGATCAACGTGGTCCCCGAACTCCCGAAGACGCGGTCGGGCAAGA contains:
- a CDS encoding type II secretion system F family protein → MIVAVLCAAAIAVLWWPQSRAEYRLLGMRPSRSAGSSRAAAARSRYGIVLVIIAVAASFGAEVAGSVAMIVAVVLWRDARRRRASAARLDDESLLVALSIMIAEMSVGSLAATACTAAAAELSRTSPDSAVAQGLASLAGRAALGGQIRVADLTATRAGIPDASWQRIGAAWQLSDRHGLPMADLLVALRSDVLAHNAFDSRTKAGLAGPRATATVLAGLPVLGIALGQATGANPVGVLAGGGLGGILLLVGTALVVAGLCWSDRIVERVGAR
- a CDS encoding TadA family conjugal transfer-associated ATPase, which translates into the protein MPIDDGLLDRVRDQLASESGDTTPEIIAAAIREQARGVLGDADLLVALRHLQTELTGAGRLEQLLAEPDIADVLVSGPRHVWVDRGHGLQRTDITFDDESSVRRLAARLALNAGKRLDDAQPWVDGQLSNVGRRGYTVRLHAVIPPVAADGTCISLRVLRTASKDLDSLIESGAVPPDAVPLIRHIIEARLAFVVVGGTGSGKTTLLGALIGRMDRSDRIVCVEDAAELRPDHPHVVRMVARTANVEGAGEVPVRALVRQALRMRPDRIVVGEVRGAEVIDLLTALNTGHNGCAGTLHANSVSEVPARMEALAALGGMGREALHSQLGAALDVVIGVERGRDGRRGVAEIGAVRRGAGGLVSITPVWLRGSGITDTTFLGTRERAAGVLGGDLRALAGGDR
- the ssd gene encoding septum site-determining protein Ssd gives rise to the protein MADDVLALIDDHLTDDVARCAAAAGYRLVRADPASCRREWLGARAVIVDAAAIGVLATCAPPKRAGIVVVGSGPDDVHWPAAIGLGADHTVALPGGDAELVRVLSDIRRPRRHPGAAIAVIGGHGGSGASVLAAATALRSADGGAHTMLFDVDDHGGGVDLLLGIEATPGLRWQDLTVERGAVGGDALTAVLPRQGPRLSVLAPRKPGGRNPGTGDHLPIRPESVVTALDAATAHGTLVVVDTPRAATPLRRLVIDSVDLVVVVTTASLHAVSATRAMLPAIVDRGADTALVVRGPSPAGLRAGAIADAVGLDLLASYRPDPRLPARLESDRLRAPGRGRPLRRACDLILARAAHHAPARHR
- a CDS encoding Fic family protein, which translates into the protein MGTDPLAPLVALPGVADAAERARDALSAVHRHRANLRGWDKTATEASWRAGRSSAAIDGGSVELRRDGDFDDPVLAGAMRVAQALDGDSLDQLTGVFRRAPAQALARLHMLAAADLVDDPDDLGRPRAGADVAARLDLLGQLISGATSVPGPVLAAVVHGELLGLDAFPTANGIIARAASRLVCTSTGLDPHNLGVPEVTWLKRINDYRSFARGFAGGTPEGLGNWILLCCEALEAGAAEAKSIADAV
- the acs gene encoding acetate--CoA ligase — protein: MTSTTAHPVESFPPSEEFAAQANAGAELYDRAEADRLEFWAEQARRLDWADDFGEVLDWSDAPVAKWFVGGRLNVSYNCVDRHVAAGKGDRVAIHWVGEPGDSRDITYAQLLSEVSKAANYFTSIGLTAGDRVAIYMPMVPEAIVSMLACARLGLTHSVVFAGFSAGALRSRVDDAEAKLVITTDGQYRRGKPAPLKEAVDEALGTGDGAAASVQKVLVVRRTNHDPDLNWVEGRDVWWEDTVDEQSAAHEPEAFDSEHPLFLLYTSGTTGKPKGIVHTSGGYLTQASYTFHYVFDHKEGRDVFWCGADIGWVTGHTYLVYGPLSNGATEIIYEGTPNSPDEHRHFEVIEKYGVTIYYIAPTLIRTFMKWGRDIPDAHDLSSVRLLGSVGEPINPEAWRWFREVIGGGKAPIVDTWWQTETGGIMISPLPGVTTTKPGSAMAPLPGISATIVDDNGNPVSAGEQGYLVLDKPWPAMLRGIWGDPVRFKETYWSRFAEQGWYFAGDGARYDDDHALWVLGRVDDVMNVSGHRISTSEVESALVGHSGVAEAAVIGAADETTGQGIVAFVILREGVENTGEQLIAELRRQVSIEISPIAKPREINVVPELPKTRSGKIMRRLLKDVAEGRELGDTSTLVDPSVFEAIRSRKS